The following DNA comes from Chitinophaga nivalis.
CGGAAAAGGGTCATAATCTCCTGTTCTGCGGCAGATAACTCCGGAAACAGTCCTGGCGCTGCCCGGGGTGCCAACGGGGCTTGTTCCTGCCACCGCATGACGTCCAGGATATCTGCTGCGCAGGTAATCAGCATGGCCTTGTTATTTTTGATCAGATAATTACAGCCGGCTGCCTGTGACTCATGTACCCGCCCCGGAATGCAGAACACATCCCGGTTGTAGCCGTTAGCTAGGTCTGCAGTAATCAATGAGCCGCCACCCAGGCCACTTTCAATCACAATGGTGGCATCGCAAAGCCCCGCTACAATGCGATTGCGCCTGGGGAAATTCTGGCGGTCCGGTTGAGTCTGACTCATATAGTCCGTCAGTAACCCGCCCTGCTCCAGCATTTGCACGGCAATCTGCTTGTGTGCCGGCGGATAAATGCGGTCCAGTCCGTGCGCCAATACCCCGATGGTAGGCAGTTGATGTAGCAGTGCCGCCTGATGGGCAATAATGTCTATACCATACGCCAAACCACTGACAAGGGTAACTCCTGCTGCTGCCAGCTCCTGTACCAGTTGCTCACAGATCATTTTGCCATATGCAGAAGGATGCCGGGTGCCCACCATGTTTACCATCCGGGAAGGATTGAGTGTTGCATTGCCTTTGAAATACAACATCGCCGGACTGTCATAGCATTGTAACAACCGTTGCGGATATGCTGGATCTGTACAGAATAAAGGCTGTATATGATATTTTTGTATAAAGCTGATTTCTTTTTCTATGGCAGTAAAATCACGGAAATGAAGGATGGCAGCAGCCCTGATAACCCCTACTGTCTCTATTCTTTCCAGCTCATATTTTTTTGCTTTAAAGATGTGGGCAGCACTGCCGAAATGTTCCAATAACTTCTTAATAATAACATCTCCGATTAATGGTATCCGTGTTAATGCAATCTGATACATTAATTCATCGGGCATAACAAACAATTTGTAATTAAATTACAATTTTCCTTCTTTACTTTTTTATCCGCAGCACGAATTATTTTTGTAACCTCAAATAGAAAATTTTATGATCAGGAAACGGTTATGGATAAGTGTATTATTGTTAGGTATGTTGGCATGTAAAACAACACAACCTGTGGTTACCCAAAATACCACTGCCCCACTGCTGCCCAAAGGGCCGGCATGGGCGGCGCTGTATCAGCAGCAATCCGGTGAATACAAGGCGTTGTGTCTGCAGGCCTATCAGCTGGCAGCATGGCGGTTAGATCAATACCTGGCACAACGGGGAAATAAACCACTGGCAGTAGTGACAGACATTGATGAAACAGTATTGGATAACAGTCCTTATTCTGTACATCAGGCATTGAGCGGAAAAACCTATGATGAAAAAAGCTGGGCAGAATGGACCGCTAAAGCCAGTGCAGATACGGTACCCGGAGCACCTGCCTTTTTTAAATATGCGGCTTCCAGAAATGTAACCGTGTTTTATATCACCAACAGAGTAGCGGCTGAAAAAGAAGCAACCCTGAAAAACCTGCAGCAGTACGGGTTCCCGAATGCTGATGCACAACACCTGTTGCTGAAAACAACTACCTCCGGTAAAGAACCACGCCGGCAGGAAGTGTTGAAACAGTATGAAATTGTGTTATTGTTTGGAGATAACCTGAGCGACTTTTCCGACATCTTCGATAAAAAGCCATATGCTGTCAGAAACGAAACGGCATTGAAGGCTGCTGCCAACTTCGGCAGCCGCTTTATTGTGCTGCCCAACCCGATGTATGGCGATTGGGAAGGCGCTTTGTATAATTATCAATATAACCTTTCCACACAACAGAAAGACTCCGTGATGCAAAGCCGGTTGAAGAATTACTGATTACTTTATTATAAGCGATAAAGCATATTGGCCCATAAACTCAGTGCAGGAGCAGCTGAGTTTACGGGCCAATGTATTTTATTACCTGCGTCAACAGGCGACGTTTTTACAAGACCGCAAATTGCCGGAAGTGGTGTTCGATATGTTTTTTATGAAACAGTAACCACTCATTATAATCCAGCAGGCCGAAAATATGATGTACGGTTTGCCGTTCGGGCAGCTGTTGAAAGTAGGTATGAAAATTATTTACTTCCTCCAGTAGTCTGTCTGCCGCTGTGGCAATATCGGCTGCCCTGGGAGGTGGTGGTATCTCGCCCTGGAGTGGGCTCGGCGTATGACGTCTTATTTCCTGATCGTTGTGCAGGAACGCTTTGTACTGGTCTATCTTTTCAGGAGGGGTTACTACCTCCTGCGGCCCCTTCGTGTTGCAGGATGCCTGTAACGCAGCGCCCAGGTGCTCCAGCATCTGTATCGCATTCATCTTTCCCCATACAGCAGGCGTATCTTCGTGTAGTCGTTCGAGATAGACCGTCAGTTGAGGAGCTGTTAAAAAATCGGTTGCCATCATATTGGTGGTTTTAATGGATAACTACATACTGATAATCCGGAATACGGTACGCCTGTTGGCAGCACGCCCATCTTCGGTATCATTGGTGGCGATTGGCTGTGTTTCTCCAAAGCCTTTCGCTGTCAGCCGGCTTGCAGCAATGCCTTTTCCAGTCAGGTATTTCACCACTGCTTTGGCCCGGTTTTCTGATAACAACAGGTTGTCTTTATCACTGCCAACATTGTCGGTATGACCAGCTATTTCAATTTTCACGGTTGGATTATCCTGTAAAAGATTCACCAGTTTATTCAGTTCTGTCAGCGATGCCGGTTTCAGGTCATAGGCCTTACTGTCGAAGAAAATATTATGCAGGATAATACTGGCATTGGCTGCCAGTGGTTGTAGTGGAATGTTTTTTTCAAACGGAATGCCTGGGTTATGTGTTTTCAGTGAGAAATTATCTGAGTAAAAAAGATACCCTTTTTTATTGACATGAAAAGCATAATCTTTCCCTACCGGCAGTGGTGCGAGGAAATCGCCGTTCTCGTTGGTACGTACGGCTGCAATGGTATAACCACCCTGCAGGTCAATCACATCAATATTAGCTGTCAGCCGGGCATGGGAAAGGGTATCATACACATAACCTTTTACATACAAAGTTTGCAGCGGCCGGGCTTCCGGATATAGTTCAAAACTATAGATATCCAGTGCGCCGCGGGTATCGGAACGATCGGAAGCAAAGTAGGCAGTTTTGCCATTGGCTTCTACGACGAGGGAGGCATCTTCATCGATGGTATTGATAGGATATCCCAGGTTGGTAGCAGGCCCCCAGCTGCCGTCCGGTTGCCGCCGGGAATAGAAAATATCCAGGCCACCATAACCCGGGTGACCATTGGATGCGAAATACAGCGTTTGCCCGTCGGCATGGATAAAAGGAGTGGTTTCCCGGCCGCCGGTGTTGATGTTGGGGCCTAACCGTTGCGGTACACTCCACTGTCCGTTTTGCTGCCGCGTAGTCACAAAAATATCCGCGCCGCTTTCCGGTGTTTCCCGGGCAAAATACAGGGTTTGGTTATCGGCAGATAAACAAGGCTGTGATTCCCAGTCGCGGGTGTTAACCGGTGCCCCCAGGTTTTTGGGAGCCGTCCAGCCGGTAGCTGTTTTTTCTGAGTAATAAAGGTCGCAGCTGCCTCTCCCTTCCGGAAATTCACAACCGGTAAATATCAGTAAGCTGCCATCCTGGGAAATATTCTGTGCGCCTTCATTGAAAGAGGAGTTCACTGGTTCGCCCATATTCTGTGCGGGTTGCCAGCCGGTGCTATCCCGATGGCTGATATAAAAATCTTCATTCCGTCCGTTTACCCGGCGGGTATAAATAAGGGTCTTACTATCGATGGTGAGCGAAGGAAAATATTCCGGGTCTTTGCTGTTGATAGGATCGCCCAGGTTTTGCGGCTGAAAGGGAACCGTATGTTGTTGTTGGACGGCAAAGGTGTAGTTGGTTTTCAGTTTTTCTGCTGCCGGATTTTTAGATTTGGCAACGGCGAGATACTGACTGATTAACTGTAACGCCCCTACGAAATTTCCGGTTCCTGCCAGTGCTTTGGAATAAGGTACCATCACGGGGCGAAGTCCGCTGCTATCCAGCTGTTTTAATTGTTCAAAGGCCCGGACAGCGGCCGCATAGTTTTTCATTTCTACATAACACAGGCCCATTTGTCCGTATGCGTCGGTGAAGCCTGGCGCAATTTTCAGGGCATCCTGCAGCCATTTGATGGCTTCCTGCGACTGATAGGTACGTACCGCATCTACTGCACGGTCAAAACTGGCTTTGGCTTTCTTTGGTGCGGTT
Coding sequences within:
- a CDS encoding 5'-nucleotidase, lipoprotein e(P4) family; translation: MIRKRLWISVLLLGMLACKTTQPVVTQNTTAPLLPKGPAWAALYQQQSGEYKALCLQAYQLAAWRLDQYLAQRGNKPLAVVTDIDETVLDNSPYSVHQALSGKTYDEKSWAEWTAKASADTVPGAPAFFKYAASRNVTVFYITNRVAAEKEATLKNLQQYGFPNADAQHLLLKTTTSGKEPRRQEVLKQYEIVLLFGDNLSDFSDIFDKKPYAVRNETALKAAANFGSRFIVLPNPMYGDWEGALYNYQYNLSTQQKDSVMQSRLKNY
- the dprA gene encoding DNA-processing protein DprA; protein product: MPDELMYQIALTRIPLIGDVIIKKLLEHFGSAAHIFKAKKYELERIETVGVIRAAAILHFRDFTAIEKEISFIQKYHIQPLFCTDPAYPQRLLQCYDSPAMLYFKGNATLNPSRMVNMVGTRHPSAYGKMICEQLVQELAAAGVTLVSGLAYGIDIIAHQAALLHQLPTIGVLAHGLDRIYPPAHKQIAVQMLEQGGLLTDYMSQTQPDRQNFPRRNRIVAGLCDATIVIESGLGGGSLITADLANGYNRDVFCIPGRVHESQAAGCNYLIKNNKAMLITCAADILDVMRWQEQAPLAPRAAPGLFPELSAAEQEIMTLFREKSQRHLDELYLQTRLSGSQVATAVFNLEMQSMLRCLPGQVYELI
- a CDS encoding DUF1569 domain-containing protein, which encodes MMATDFLTAPQLTVYLERLHEDTPAVWGKMNAIQMLEHLGAALQASCNTKGPQEVVTPPEKIDQYKAFLHNDQEIRRHTPSPLQGEIPPPPRAADIATAADRLLEEVNNFHTYFQQLPERQTVHHIFGLLDYNEWLLFHKKHIEHHFRQFAVL
- a CDS encoding OmpA family protein gives rise to the protein MKNTLLLLFACLCASAVHAQTVTYETAPKKAKASFDRAVDAVRTYQSQEAIKWLQDALKIAPGFTDAYGQMGLCYVEMKNYAAAVRAFEQLKQLDSSGLRPVMVPYSKALAGTGNFVGALQLISQYLAVAKSKNPAAEKLKTNYTFAVQQQHTVPFQPQNLGDPINSKDPEYFPSLTIDSKTLIYTRRVNGRNEDFYISHRDSTGWQPAQNMGEPVNSSFNEGAQNISQDGSLLIFTGCEFPEGRGSCDLYYSEKTATGWTAPKNLGAPVNTRDWESQPCLSADNQTLYFARETPESGADIFVTTRQQNGQWSVPQRLGPNINTGGRETTPFIHADGQTLYFASNGHPGYGGLDIFYSRRQPDGSWGPATNLGYPINTIDEDASLVVEANGKTAYFASDRSDTRGALDIYSFELYPEARPLQTLYVKGYVYDTLSHARLTANIDVIDLQGGYTIAAVRTNENGDFLAPLPVGKDYAFHVNKKGYLFYSDNFSLKTHNPGIPFEKNIPLQPLAANASIILHNIFFDSKAYDLKPASLTELNKLVNLLQDNPTVKIEIAGHTDNVGSDKDNLLLSENRAKAVVKYLTGKGIAASRLTAKGFGETQPIATNDTEDGRAANRRTVFRIISM